One segment of Rhodothermales bacterium DNA contains the following:
- the hutI gene encoding imidazolonepropionase, with protein MPILTDISWLAQCRDEGGQAGIQPIENAAVVYRDGVIEWVGREADLPSAYAEEPRVSAGGQAVVPGLIDCHTHLLFGGWRADEFAARLAGKSYLDIAREGGGIRKTVRQTRAASDGALLEHGLRYLRAMRRLGVTAIEAKTGYALSLEQEMRMLLLYRQLNELQEVEIVPTLLAAHIFPDFDKCNLAGYISMITDELIPQVAAAGLAEFNDVFVEDTAFTIEHARRILEAGRKHGLRPKLHVDQLHDGGGAALAASVEAVSADHLEFTGKAGAEAMAAAGTVAVALPLASLYLKQPPMDARMFVDAGAAVAVATDFNPGSAPSYDLPLALMLSCTMNRLTPAEALKGATLYAARAMGREDVMGSIEPGKHANFTVLEVPDVNHWLYHFRSDACTATFIKGERSHDPAYHHDRRHD; from the coding sequence GTGCCCATCCTCACTGACATATCCTGGCTGGCGCAGTGCCGCGACGAAGGCGGACAGGCCGGCATCCAGCCCATCGAGAACGCGGCAGTCGTGTACCGCGACGGGGTGATCGAGTGGGTAGGCCGCGAGGCGGATTTGCCATCTGCGTACGCCGAAGAGCCCCGGGTTTCCGCCGGTGGTCAGGCCGTCGTGCCCGGACTGATTGATTGCCACACGCATCTGCTCTTCGGCGGATGGCGCGCCGACGAATTCGCGGCCCGACTGGCCGGGAAGAGCTACCTGGACATTGCCCGCGAAGGAGGAGGCATCCGCAAGACCGTACGGCAGACGCGGGCGGCTTCGGACGGGGCCTTGCTCGAGCATGGGTTGCGGTACCTGCGCGCCATGCGGCGGCTCGGCGTGACCGCCATCGAGGCGAAGACGGGTTATGCCCTGTCGTTGGAGCAGGAAATGCGCATGCTGCTCCTGTACCGCCAACTCAATGAGCTGCAAGAGGTTGAAATCGTCCCTACGCTCCTGGCGGCGCACATCTTCCCCGACTTCGATAAATGTAACCTGGCAGGTTACATTTCAATGATCACCGACGAACTCATTCCGCAGGTCGCGGCAGCCGGGCTCGCCGAGTTCAACGATGTATTCGTCGAAGACACGGCATTCACCATCGAGCATGCGCGGCGCATCCTTGAGGCGGGGCGCAAACACGGGTTGCGTCCCAAGCTGCACGTGGACCAATTGCACGACGGAGGCGGGGCCGCACTTGCCGCATCGGTTGAAGCCGTCAGCGCGGATCATCTGGAATTCACCGGGAAGGCGGGTGCTGAAGCCATGGCTGCGGCTGGGACGGTGGCGGTGGCGTTGCCCTTGGCATCGCTGTATCTGAAACAGCCTCCCATGGATGCACGCATGTTCGTGGATGCTGGAGCGGCGGTGGCGGTGGCGACGGACTTCAATCCGGGCTCGGCGCCGTCGTACGATTTGCCCCTCGCCCTCATGTTGTCCTGTACCATGAACCGGCTCACGCCGGCCGAGGCGCTGAAGGGCGCCACGCTGTACGCCGCGCGGGCCATGGGCCGCGAGGACGTCATGGGATCCATTGAACCCGGAAAGCACGCCAACTTCACGGTGTTGGAGGTTCCGGATGTCAACCACTGGCTGTATCATTTCCGGTCCGACGCCTGCACGGCGACGTTCATCAAAGGCGAGCGCTCCCATGACCCTGCATATCATCACGACCGGCGGCACGATTGA
- the hutU gene encoding urocanate hydratase produces the protein MTQTTAIRAPRGTTLSCKGWHQEAALRMLMNNLDPAVAEHPEKLIVYGGGGKAARNWESYHRIVATLQRLENDETLIVQSGKPVGVFRTHEEAPRVLIANAHLVPRWATMDEFRRLDALGLTMYGQMTAGSWIYIGTQGILQGTYETFAECANKYFGGTLQNRLVVTAGLGGMGGAQPLAATMNGAACLTVEIDPTRIDRRVHDRYCDERIDDLDRAIERVLQARESGEAVSVGLLGNIAEVLPELVKRGITPDVLTDQTSAHDLDVGYIPSGYDVEKAAIFRANNPDTYREAVLNSMQVHIQAMLDLKAAGAVTFDYGNNLRGQVADHRGMTQAFDIPGFVPEFIRPLFCRGSGPFRWAALSGDPNDIAVTDKAVLETFPQKEALARWIRKASEQVAFQGLPARICWLEYGERAEMGLKFNWLVKTGRVSAPLVIGRDHLDSGSVASPNRETEGMRDGSDAIADWPLLNALLNTACGASWVSLHHGGGVGIGYSIHSGMVCVADGTDMADRRLERVLTADPGTGVMRHADAGYPSAIETANERGVDLPMVNGHQA, from the coding sequence GCACCACCCTGTCCTGCAAGGGCTGGCATCAGGAAGCCGCCCTGCGCATGCTCATGAACAACCTGGATCCGGCGGTGGCCGAGCATCCGGAGAAACTGATCGTCTACGGTGGTGGAGGCAAGGCCGCCCGAAATTGGGAATCTTACCACCGGATTGTGGCCACGCTGCAACGCCTGGAGAACGACGAAACGCTGATCGTGCAAAGCGGAAAGCCGGTCGGCGTGTTCCGTACCCATGAAGAAGCGCCGCGCGTGCTCATTGCGAACGCGCACCTCGTCCCCCGCTGGGCCACGATGGATGAATTCCGCCGGTTGGACGCGCTCGGCCTGACCATGTACGGCCAGATGACGGCAGGTTCGTGGATTTACATCGGCACGCAGGGCATCCTCCAGGGCACGTACGAGACGTTCGCCGAATGCGCGAACAAGTATTTCGGTGGGACGCTCCAGAACCGGTTGGTCGTGACGGCCGGGCTCGGCGGTATGGGCGGCGCACAACCGCTCGCGGCCACCATGAACGGCGCGGCCTGCCTGACCGTCGAGATCGATCCGACGCGTATTGACCGCCGCGTTCATGATCGGTATTGCGATGAGCGCATCGATGATCTGGACCGCGCCATCGAGCGCGTGCTTCAAGCCCGGGAATCGGGCGAAGCCGTATCCGTCGGACTGCTGGGCAACATCGCCGAGGTGCTGCCTGAACTCGTGAAACGCGGCATCACCCCCGATGTGCTGACCGATCAAACGAGCGCCCACGACCTGGATGTGGGCTATATCCCGTCCGGGTATGACGTGGAGAAAGCCGCCATTTTTCGCGCAAACAACCCGGATACGTATCGCGAAGCGGTCCTGAACAGCATGCAGGTGCACATCCAGGCCATGCTGGACCTGAAGGCGGCGGGTGCGGTCACGTTCGACTACGGCAACAACCTCCGCGGCCAGGTGGCCGACCACCGCGGCATGACACAGGCGTTCGACATTCCGGGCTTCGTGCCCGAGTTCATCCGGCCGCTCTTCTGCCGGGGTTCCGGACCGTTCCGATGGGCGGCTCTTTCCGGCGACCCCAACGATATCGCCGTCACCGACAAGGCCGTTCTCGAGACGTTCCCGCAGAAAGAAGCCCTGGCCCGCTGGATCCGCAAGGCCAGCGAGCAGGTGGCGTTCCAGGGATTGCCGGCACGCATCTGCTGGCTCGAGTACGGGGAACGGGCAGAAATGGGGCTCAAATTCAACTGGCTCGTCAAGACCGGTCGGGTGTCCGCCCCCCTTGTCATCGGGCGCGACCATCTGGACAGCGGGAGCGTCGCATCGCCCAACCGGGAGACCGAGGGCATGCGGGACGGCTCGGATGCGATAGCGGACTGGCCGCTGCTGAATGCGCTCCTGAACACCGCCTGCGGGGCCTCGTGGGTGTCGCTTCATCATGGCGGCGGCGTCGGCATCGGGTACTCCATCCACTCCGGCATGGTCTGCGTTGCCGACGGTACGGACATGGCCGACCGGCGCCTGGAACGCGTGCTCACGGCCGACCCCGGCACCGGCGTCATGCGCCACGCCGATGCGGGCTACCCGTCCGCCATCGAAACCGCCAATGAGCGGGGCGTGGACCTGCCCATGGTCAACGGTCACCAGGCATGA
- a CDS encoding DUF3427 domain-containing protein gives MHSSTENTSLTPGLYEAVLTLELEERVRLAKELQAAMEEMDEAEVHVILARHLHAEIERALKGMPSDQKTARQITLANDIVTLIERHTSGSPSGEGRVQSKVLREVRPKGNWTSRDATPRPGIPLSESQLLVNATGEFRVGFEIAREIASADRIDMLLSFIKWSGIRVLEEELKAARLRGVQIRVITTVYMGATQQRALDFLVDNGAEVRVSYDTRRTRLHAKAWLFHRKTGFTTAYIGSSNLSASAQVHGLEWNVRVSAIDAPRILQKFNATFETYWHDDEFVPYTGIPADVSTFRSAIAQERSPDSISIGFFDITPHSFQKEILERLEVERSVHDRHKNLIVAATGTGKTIVAALDYKRMVGKGKQPSLLFVAHRKEILQQSRRVFRNVLRDGSFGEMYVDGERPRDGVHVFASVQSLANLPLKDIDASAWDVVIVDEFHHAEARTYRRLLEHLRPKELLGLTATPERTDGADVREWFDGRTAYELRLWDAIDLGQLVPFQYFGVHDNVDISALTWRRGSYDDSELEDVYTASDFRVNLILEAVKDKVTEPLSMKALGFCVGVRHAAFMAAKFTEAGLPAIALTGSSSREDRATAISRLRRGEICTIFVVDLFNEGVDIPEVDTIFFLRPTNSATVFLQQLGRGLRTNDGKECLTVLDFIGQARREYRFDLKFRAITGATRRQVERQVEQGFPLLPSGCTLQLDRASRDIVLENIKRAVGSRRSQLVEELVRLGPDTSLAVFLGETGLEVEEVYRGGRSYSDLRRAANFRVPAAGPKEDVLARGIVRLLHVDEPRRLAVYSELLSHTDAESFLRQLSEADRRRVIMLMVTLFGESAAGNIADSVSLFFKHPAIVQEISELLPILGERITHVPRRADGIPEEVPLSLHCSYSLDDVMSAFGDIRNGKLYRPREGVVYHAPSQANLLFVTLHKSEKDYSPSTMYEDYAVSAQDFHWQSQSRTRPDSEKGRRHWQHRKKQVTPLLFIRERKKTEHGTTSAYLFLGPVSYVEHSGERPMNILWRLATPMPADWLRVAKVAV, from the coding sequence ATGCACTCATCGACAGAAAATACCAGTCTGACTCCAGGCCTCTATGAAGCTGTTCTCACGCTCGAACTTGAGGAGCGTGTCCGTTTGGCTAAGGAACTGCAAGCGGCAATGGAGGAAATGGATGAGGCGGAGGTGCACGTAATTTTGGCCCGGCATCTTCATGCGGAAATTGAGCGGGCACTTAAAGGAATGCCCAGTGATCAGAAGACTGCCAGGCAGATTACGCTTGCGAATGACATCGTGACCCTGATTGAACGGCACACGAGTGGATCTCCGAGCGGGGAGGGGCGTGTTCAATCAAAAGTCCTGCGTGAGGTGCGTCCCAAAGGAAACTGGACCTCAAGGGACGCTACGCCGCGTCCCGGGATTCCCCTGTCGGAGTCTCAATTGCTGGTAAACGCAACCGGCGAATTCAGGGTCGGGTTTGAAATAGCCCGTGAGATAGCATCGGCCGATCGGATTGACATGCTGCTCTCATTCATCAAGTGGTCTGGAATTCGTGTGCTCGAGGAGGAGTTGAAGGCGGCGCGGTTGCGTGGAGTTCAAATACGAGTAATTACGACCGTCTATATGGGAGCCACGCAGCAGCGTGCATTGGACTTCTTGGTCGATAATGGTGCGGAGGTTCGGGTTTCTTACGACACCCGCCGCACGCGCCTGCATGCCAAGGCGTGGTTGTTTCATCGCAAGACGGGATTCACGACAGCCTATATCGGTTCGTCAAATTTATCTGCATCGGCACAGGTCCATGGATTGGAATGGAACGTCCGAGTGTCGGCTATCGATGCACCGCGCATCCTTCAAAAGTTCAATGCTACGTTCGAGACATACTGGCACGACGATGAGTTCGTGCCATACACGGGCATTCCCGCCGATGTGAGCACGTTCCGCTCGGCGATTGCTCAGGAGCGCTCTCCGGACAGCATCTCAATCGGATTCTTTGACATCACGCCCCATTCATTCCAGAAAGAAATTCTGGAACGTCTCGAGGTTGAGCGATCTGTCCACGATCGCCACAAGAATCTGATTGTAGCTGCAACTGGTACAGGGAAAACGATCGTGGCAGCCCTCGATTACAAGCGAATGGTTGGGAAGGGAAAGCAGCCTTCGCTGCTTTTTGTTGCTCATCGCAAAGAAATCCTTCAACAGAGTCGAAGGGTATTCCGGAACGTCCTGCGAGACGGCAGTTTCGGAGAAATGTATGTCGATGGGGAACGACCGAGAGATGGTGTGCATGTGTTCGCCTCCGTCCAGTCGTTGGCGAATCTCCCCTTGAAAGACATTGATGCGTCAGCCTGGGATGTCGTAATCGTGGACGAGTTTCATCACGCTGAGGCTCGAACGTACCGTAGGCTTCTGGAGCACCTTCGTCCAAAGGAATTGTTGGGACTCACCGCTACGCCTGAGAGGACCGATGGTGCTGACGTCCGGGAGTGGTTTGACGGTCGGACGGCGTACGAATTGCGCTTGTGGGACGCGATTGACCTCGGCCAGTTGGTTCCGTTCCAATACTTTGGTGTGCATGACAATGTGGATATTTCTGCACTGACTTGGCGAAGGGGGAGCTATGACGATTCTGAGCTAGAGGATGTGTATACGGCCAGCGACTTTCGGGTAAACCTGATTCTTGAGGCCGTCAAGGACAAAGTCACTGAGCCTTTATCCATGAAGGCACTCGGTTTTTGTGTTGGCGTCCGGCACGCGGCGTTCATGGCCGCGAAATTCACTGAGGCTGGTCTGCCCGCAATAGCGCTAACGGGTTCTTCTTCGAGGGAGGACCGAGCTACCGCTATTAGTCGGCTGCGGCGAGGTGAGATCTGTACAATATTTGTAGTGGACCTCTTCAACGAAGGCGTGGATATTCCTGAAGTCGACACAATTTTCTTTCTGCGCCCAACGAACAGTGCCACCGTGTTTTTGCAACAGCTGGGGCGCGGACTGCGGACAAATGACGGGAAAGAGTGTTTGACCGTTCTCGACTTCATCGGGCAAGCCCGGCGAGAATATCGATTCGATCTCAAGTTTCGCGCCATCACGGGGGCGACACGAAGACAGGTAGAGCGTCAAGTTGAGCAAGGTTTCCCATTGCTCCCGTCGGGCTGCACGCTGCAATTGGATAGGGCCAGCCGAGACATCGTCCTGGAGAACATCAAACGTGCCGTTGGCAGTCGGCGAAGTCAGCTGGTCGAAGAACTGGTCCGGCTCGGCCCCGACACATCTTTGGCTGTCTTCTTGGGGGAGACAGGTCTGGAGGTAGAGGAAGTGTACAGGGGTGGTCGCAGCTACAGTGACCTGCGTCGGGCGGCAAATTTTCGGGTACCGGCCGCCGGTCCGAAAGAAGATGTTCTGGCAAGAGGAATCGTGCGGCTGCTCCACGTGGATGAACCAAGGCGTCTTGCGGTCTATTCAGAACTCCTGTCCCACACAGACGCAGAGTCGTTTTTGAGACAACTGAGTGAGGCCGATCGTCGCCGGGTAATAATGTTGATGGTCACGTTGTTTGGCGAATCAGCTGCTGGAAACATCGCAGATTCGGTGAGCTTGTTCTTCAAGCATCCAGCAATTGTCCAAGAGATATCTGAATTGCTTCCCATTCTCGGTGAAAGGATCACCCACGTGCCACGACGGGCGGATGGTATCCCCGAGGAAGTCCCGCTCTCGCTCCACTGTTCGTACAGTCTGGATGACGTGATGTCTGCGTTTGGCGATATCCGAAACGGAAAGCTGTATCGGCCACGTGAAGGCGTGGTATATCATGCCCCGTCGCAGGCCAATCTTCTTTTTGTTACTCTGCACAAGTCGGAAAAAGACTACTCCCCGTCGACCATGTACGAGGATTATGCGGTGTCGGCCCAAGATTTTCACTGGCAGTCGCAGAGTCGGACACGACCGGATTCGGAGAAGGGCAGGCGACATTGGCAGCATCGGAAGAAACAAGTCACACCGCTCCTCTTCATCCGCGAAAGGAAAAAGACAGAGCACGGAACGACTTCGGCCTACCTGTTCCTTGGCCCAGTGTCCTACGTTGAGCACTCGGGCGAGAGGCCAATGAACATATTATGGCGACTTGCTACGCCAATGCCTGCGGACTGGCTCCGTGTCGCAAAGGTGGCCGTCTGA
- the hutH gene encoding histidine ammonia-lyase, translated as MIRIATLFSDLDDALASLRANAERVDASRRVLEDVVAGGEPTYGVNTGFGKLASTRVPDDRLGDLQRNLLLSHAVGVGAPVPREIARLMLQLKIVALGQGYSGVSRATFDRLLLFAERDLVPAVPTRGSVGASGDLAPLAHMALPLIGYGAFTLPDGTERPAAEVLAEEGLEPIALQAKDGLALINGTQFMAAYAAFILHRATRLVRTADILGAMSLEALQGSATPFDARIHAVRPHPGQVTVAKNVRLLLQESEILESHRNCGKVQDPYSLRCIPQVHGASRDALSHAVNVVETEINSVTDNPLVFPGGGEGVEGGRGSVLSGGNFHGQPLALVLDYAAIAIAELASISERRTYLLLEGHDGLPRLLMRETGLNSGFMIPQYTSAALVSENKVLCHPASVDSIPTSLGQEDHVSMGSVGALKLWQVLENVEHVLAIELLTAAQALDYRAPLRPGRGVEVAHRYVRTVVPHREADYLFQDDMRPCVELVRTSALQQAVEAEVGGLG; from the coding sequence ATGATCCGTATTGCCACCCTCTTTTCTGATCTGGATGATGCGCTCGCTTCGCTTCGCGCGAATGCCGAGCGGGTCGATGCGTCGCGCCGTGTCCTGGAAGACGTCGTAGCCGGCGGGGAGCCGACCTATGGCGTCAACACAGGCTTCGGGAAGTTGGCCTCCACCCGTGTGCCCGACGATCGACTCGGCGACCTGCAGCGGAATCTGTTGTTGAGTCACGCCGTCGGCGTGGGAGCGCCCGTCCCGCGGGAAATTGCCCGCCTCATGCTGCAGCTGAAAATCGTGGCCTTGGGCCAGGGATACTCCGGCGTGAGCCGCGCGACGTTCGATCGGCTGTTGCTGTTCGCCGAGCGGGACCTGGTGCCCGCCGTGCCCACGCGTGGATCGGTAGGGGCGTCCGGAGATCTGGCGCCGTTGGCGCACATGGCGTTGCCGCTCATCGGATACGGCGCCTTCACCCTGCCGGACGGCACCGAGCGGCCCGCCGCCGAAGTGCTGGCGGAGGAGGGGCTGGAACCCATTGCGCTGCAAGCCAAGGACGGCCTTGCGCTCATCAACGGAACGCAGTTCATGGCCGCCTATGCGGCCTTCATCCTGCACCGCGCCACGCGTCTGGTGCGCACGGCCGACATCCTGGGCGCCATGAGCCTGGAGGCCTTGCAGGGCAGCGCGACCCCCTTCGATGCGCGCATCCACGCCGTCCGGCCCCATCCGGGACAGGTCACCGTGGCGAAGAACGTCAGGCTGTTGCTGCAGGAAAGCGAGATCCTCGAATCGCACCGGAATTGCGGCAAGGTCCAGGACCCCTATTCCCTGCGATGCATTCCGCAGGTGCATGGCGCGTCGCGCGATGCGCTCAGCCACGCCGTCAACGTCGTCGAGACGGAAATCAACTCGGTGACGGACAACCCGTTGGTGTTTCCGGGGGGCGGCGAAGGCGTAGAGGGTGGAAGGGGCTCGGTCCTCTCGGGAGGGAATTTCCATGGTCAACCTCTGGCGCTCGTCCTGGATTATGCCGCCATTGCGATCGCCGAGCTCGCCTCCATCTCCGAGCGCCGGACCTACCTCCTGTTGGAGGGGCACGATGGACTGCCCCGGCTGCTCATGCGGGAAACCGGCCTGAATTCCGGCTTCATGATTCCACAGTACACGTCGGCCGCCCTGGTATCGGAGAACAAGGTGCTGTGCCATCCCGCCAGCGTCGATTCCATTCCGACGAGTCTGGGCCAGGAAGACCATGTGTCCATGGGCAGCGTGGGTGCGCTCAAGCTCTGGCAGGTCCTGGAGAACGTGGAGCACGTCCTGGCCATCGAGCTCCTGACCGCCGCCCAGGCCCTGGACTACCGGGCCCCGCTCCGCCCCGGTCGCGGCGTGGAAGTCGCCCACCGCTACGTCCGCACCGTCGTCCCGCACCGCGAAGCCGACTACCTCTTCCAGGACGACATGCGCCCCTGCGTCGAACTCGTCCGGACCTCCGCGCTGCAGCAGGCGGTGGAGGCCGAGGTCGGGGGGTTGGGGTAG